The following proteins are encoded in a genomic region of Musa acuminata AAA Group cultivar baxijiao chromosome BXJ2-11, Cavendish_Baxijiao_AAA, whole genome shotgun sequence:
- the LOC135628012 gene encoding NADH dehydrogenase [ubiquinone] flavoprotein 1, mitochondrial-like: protein MSAIGSGSAPIKNLCLLYRTELVHHFSGWRLSSASRSLSTQAATTGNTPQPPPPPPPPEKTHFGGLKDEDRIFTNLYGLHDPLLKGAMKRGDWYRTKDLVIKGSDWIVNEIKKSGLRGRGGAGFPSGLKWSFMPKVSDGRPSYLVVNADESEPGTCKDREIMRHDPHKLLEGCLIAGVGMKATAAYIYIRGEYVNERLTLEKARKEAYQAGLLGRNACGSGYDFDVHIHYGAGAYICGEETALLESLEGKQGKPRLKPPFPANAGLYGCPTTVTNVETVAVSPTILRRGPEWFASFGRKNNSGTKLFCISGHVNKPCTVEEEMSIPLKELLERHCGGVRGGWDNLLAVIPGGSSVPLLPKHICDDVLMDYDALKAVQSGLGTAAVIVMDKSTDVVDAIARLSYFYKHESCGQCTPCREGTGWLWMIMEKLKVGNAMLEEIDMLQEVTKQIEGHTICALGDAAAWPVQGLIRHFRPELERRIKERAQKELLEAAAA from the exons ATGTCGGCAATTGGAAGTGGATCC GCACCCATCAAGAACCTTTGTTTGCTATATAGGACTGAACTGGTTCATCATTTCAGTGGCTGGAGGTTAAGTTCTGCTTCTAGGTCATTAAGCACCCAAGCTGCAACAACAGGAAATACACCTCAGcccccaccaccacctccacctccagAAAAGACTCATTTTGGTGGTTTGAAGGATGAAGATCGCATTTTTACCAACCTTTATGGTTTGCATGATCCTTTGCTCAAAGGTGCCATGAAGCGGGGTGACTGGTATAGAACCAAGGATTTGGTAATTAAGGGTAGTGACTGGATTGTTAATGAAATCAAGAAATCTGGTCTACGAGGTCGTGGAGGAGCTGGTTTTCCATCTGGCCTTAAGTGGTCTTTCATGCCGAAGGTATCTGATGGCCGCCCTTCTTATCTTGTCGTCAATGCTGATGAAAGTGAACCCGGTACATGTAAGGACAGAGAAATCATGCGCCATGATCCTCATAAACTGCTTGAAGGGTGTTTGATTGCTGGAGTTGGTATGAAGGCAACAGCTGCTTACATATACATTAGAGGGGAGTACGTAAATGAGCGATTGACTTTGGAGAAAGCTAGAAAAGAAGCATATCAAGCCGGATTGTTGGGAAGGAATGCTTGTGGATCAGGTTATGATTTTGATGTGCATATACACTATGGTGCCGGTGCTTACATCTGCGGTGAAGAGACAGCATTGTTGGAGAGCCTTGAAGGGAAACAAGGGAAACCAAGACTGAAGCCTCCTTTCCCAGCTAATGCCGGATTATATGGCTGCCCAACAACTGTAACAAATGTGGAGACTGTGGCTGTATCTCCCACAATTTTGCGGCGAGGGCCTGAATGGTTTGCAAGCTTTGGCCGGAAAAATAATTCTGGTACAAAACTATTCTGTATTTCTGGTCATGTGAATAAACCTTGCACGGTGGAGGAGGAGATGAGCATCCCATTGAAGGAATTGCTCGAGAGGCATTGTGGTGGTGTTAGAGGAGGTTGGGACAACCTTTTGGCAGTCATCCCAGGAGGTTCCTCTGTTCCTCTCCTTCCCAAGCACATTTGTGATGATGTCCTGATGGATTATGATGCTCTCAAAGCTGTTCAGTCTGGACTGGGTACGGCAGCCGTGATCGTGATGGACAAGTCCACAGATGTTGTGGATGCAATAGCAAGGCTGTCTTACTTCTACAAGCATGAAAGCTGTGGTCAGTGCACACCTTGCAGGGAGGGGACTGGATGGCTGTGGATGATTATGGAGAAGTTGAAGGTGGGGAATGCCATGCTGGAGGAGATTGATATGCTTCAGGAAGTCACAAAGCAGATTGAAGGGCACACTATATGTGCTCTGGGTGATGCTGCTGCATGGCCCGTGCAGGGGCTTATCAGGCATTTTAGGCCAGAACTAGAAAGGAGGATCAAGGAGAGAGCGCAGAAAGAGCTCTTGGAGGCTGCAGCTGCTTGA